A single genomic interval of Chrysiogenia bacterium harbors:
- a CDS encoding serine protease: MRAFVVALMCLLASCAAKPASDSAWTHLAQRARSVVVRVEAIGDEDGRGRPRAGSGFFVSESHVLTTWTAIARADEIRLRAPDGSWTGARIIGTDKDNDLALLEPVPPPSVPAAPLKLATDLPAPGSAVMIAGYPGHYGLSVVRTTVSASGVPLESDTAEALVLLQGSPRKGLGGAPVLDEKGRVAALVLPREEKTHGFAPALPATVLAPVIAALQAGEEKRVSWADLGVTMSEVPQLRSLRIDEVSEGSAAALAGLLSGDVIVGMAERRAESLEFAQALLSRWRSARPIPLVVQRGDKQVRIALKPAP, encoded by the coding sequence ATGCGTGCTTTTGTTGTTGCCCTGATGTGTCTGCTGGCCTCCTGCGCGGCCAAACCCGCCTCCGATTCGGCGTGGACACACCTGGCCCAGCGCGCCCGTTCGGTGGTGGTGCGTGTCGAGGCGATCGGTGACGAAGACGGTCGCGGCCGTCCGCGCGCGGGCAGCGGGTTCTTCGTCTCCGAAAGCCATGTGCTCACCACCTGGACCGCCATCGCCAGGGCCGACGAGATTCGCCTGCGGGCCCCGGACGGGAGCTGGACCGGCGCGCGGATTATCGGCACCGACAAGGACAACGACCTGGCCCTGCTCGAGCCCGTGCCGCCGCCCAGCGTCCCGGCCGCGCCGCTAAAGCTGGCCACCGACCTGCCCGCGCCGGGGTCGGCGGTGATGATCGCGGGTTACCCGGGCCACTACGGACTCTCGGTGGTGCGCACCACGGTCTCGGCCTCCGGTGTGCCGCTGGAGAGCGATACGGCCGAAGCGCTGGTGCTGCTTCAGGGCTCGCCACGCAAGGGACTTGGCGGCGCGCCCGTGCTCGATGAGAAAGGGCGCGTTGCGGCGCTGGTACTTCCGCGCGAGGAAAAGACCCACGGGTTTGCCCCGGCCCTTCCGGCCACGGTGCTGGCACCGGTGATTGCCGCACTGCAGGCGGGTGAAGAGAAACGCGTGAGCTGGGCAGATCTGGGCGTCACCATGAGCGAGGTTCCCCAGCTTCGCAGCTTGCGCATCGATGAAGTGAGCGAAGGGAGCGCCGCCGCCCTTGCCGGCCTCCTGAGCGGCGACGTCATTGTCGGGATGGCTGAGCGGCGGGCCGAGTCACTGGAGTTTGCGCAGGCCCTGCTCTCACGCTGGCGCTCGGCGCGGCCGATCCCACTGGTCGTCCAGCGCGGCGACAAGCAGGTCCGGATCGCCCTGAAACCCGCCCCATAA